One window of the Tachypleus tridentatus isolate NWPU-2018 chromosome 10, ASM421037v1, whole genome shotgun sequence genome contains the following:
- the mRpS6 gene encoding mitochondrial ribosomal protein S6 isoform X1 encodes MPGYELALILRKMGRPEVITTLKRTGQAIFEKGGIIRKIENLGTRELPYRIRVHDHSHTEGSYFLFKFDAPANTLTSLHDSFLRDIDIIRPSISKVEPVNFLEECTLEEELQPPAYRNSVQKLLKQGSKKKYKKGFKNLADEHI; translated from the exons ATGCCTGGTTACGAGTTAGCACTAATATTACGAAAAATGGGCaga CCAGAAGTGATAACCACATTAAAACGAACTGGACAAGCTATTTTTGAAAAGGGTGGTATTATCAGGAAAATTGAAAACCTTGGTACCAGAGAACTACCTTATCGTATTCGTGTACATGATCATTCACATACAGAAGGAAG ttactttCTCTTCAAGTTTGATGCTCCAGCTAACACTCTGACAAGTTTACATGATTCTTTTTTAAGAGACATTGACATTATAAGGCCGTCAATATCAAAAGTAGAACCTGTTAATTTCCTTGAGGAATGTACCCTTGAAGAAGAGTTACAGCCACCTGCTTACAGAAATAGTGTTCAAAAGTTATTGAAACAGGgtagtaagaaaaaatataaaaaggggTTTAAAAATCTTGCTGATGaacatatttaa
- the LOC143229279 gene encoding myophilin-like, giving the protein MAQNRAYKSGLAAEAYERVQKKFDSQLAGRILEWVREITGLDINTSGERTEFHEVLKDGQVLCRLINSLQPGTIPENKINTSKAAFKQMENINYFLEGAQKLGVAVQECFQTVDLWEQQNLAAVVTCLESLARKGSKFGQKALGPKESDPNVREWTKEQLKAGDAIISLQYGSNKGANASGINFGNTRHM; this is encoded by the exons ATGGCCCAAAACAGAGCATACAAATCCGGTTTAGCCGCTGAAGCTTATGAAAGG GTTCAGAAAAAATTCGACTCACAATTAGCTGGTAGGATATTGGAATGGGTGAGAGAAATTACCGGGTTGGACATCAATACAAGTGGAGAACGGACCGAATTCCATGAAGTGCTAAAGGACGGTCAAGTACTATGCAG GCTTATTAACTCACTCCAACCCGGAACAATTCCAGAGAACAAAATAAACACCTCCAAAGCAGCTTTCAAACAAATGGAGAACATTAATTACTTTCTAGAAGGTGCTCAGAAACTGGGTGTGGCCGTTCAGGAATGCTTCCAAACCGTAGATTTATGGGAACAGCAAAACCTTGCAGCTGTTGTTACTTGTCTTGAATCCCTTGCACGAAAG GGCTCCAAGTTTGGCCAAAAGGCATTAGGACCAAAAGAATCGGATCCTAACGTCAGAGAGTGGACAAAGGAACAACTGAAGGCAGGTGATGCCATTATAAGTCTGCAGTATGGGTCCAATAAAGGTGCAAACGCCAgtggtataaattttggcaaCACACGTCACATGTAG
- the mRpS6 gene encoding mitochondrial ribosomal protein S6 isoform X2, with product MKPEVITTLKRTGQAIFEKGGIIRKIENLGTRELPYRIRVHDHSHTEGSYFLFKFDAPANTLTSLHDSFLRDIDIIRPSISKVEPVNFLEECTLEEELQPPAYRNSVQKLLKQGSKKKYKKGFKNLADEHI from the exons ATGAAG CCAGAAGTGATAACCACATTAAAACGAACTGGACAAGCTATTTTTGAAAAGGGTGGTATTATCAGGAAAATTGAAAACCTTGGTACCAGAGAACTACCTTATCGTATTCGTGTACATGATCATTCACATACAGAAGGAAG ttactttCTCTTCAAGTTTGATGCTCCAGCTAACACTCTGACAAGTTTACATGATTCTTTTTTAAGAGACATTGACATTATAAGGCCGTCAATATCAAAAGTAGAACCTGTTAATTTCCTTGAGGAATGTACCCTTGAAGAAGAGTTACAGCCACCTGCTTACAGAAATAGTGTTCAAAAGTTATTGAAACAGGgtagtaagaaaaaatataaaaaggggTTTAAAAATCTTGCTGATGaacatatttaa